In the Anaerolineales bacterium genome, CGCGGTCGTGCTGGAGCGGGCAGGCTTGGGTCCTGAGACGCTGCCGGATCCATCGCGACGGGCCTATCAGTGGCTGAGCTACCTCGGCGAGGAGCAGGCGCTGCAGGAGCATGTGCTCACCCTGCGGCAGGCCATGCGAGTCGATCCGCGCCCTAGAATCGAGATCACCCATCTGCCTGGCTTGTATCGCGGCTTGACGCACGCGGACGACGTTCGCCTATCGATCAGCGAGGGCTTCCTAATGGCGCCCCCGGCGGTGATCGCCGGCCTTGTCAAGATCGTACTCCCCTACAGCCGCAAGAAGCAGCATCGGGCGGTAGTCCACGCCTATGCCGAGAGCCCGGCGTTCCGTCAGCGGCTGCGTGCTGTCGAGCAGGCCGGTGGGGCGGTGCCACCGCCCAGGACCGCAGGCCGCACCCACAATCTGGAGTCGATCTTTCAAACCGTCAACCGGGAGTACTTTGACGGACGGCTTGTGATGCCCGTCATCCAGTGGAACCCCATCTCGACCCTGCGCGAGTTCGGCCGGTTCGAACCCGCCACCGAAACGATCGTGCTCAGCCGCAGGCTCGACGCGCCGGACGTCCCGGAGCAAGTGGTTGCCTACGTGCTGTATCACGAACTGCTCCATCGGGTTCTCGGCGCCAAGCGAGAAGGCAGCCGGCGGCGCTTCCACACGCCTGCCTTCCGCAAGGCGGAGAGGCGATTTCGGGGTCATGAGCAGGCGGAGCAATTCCTGCAATCCCTCTCGCATCGCGGCCGGCAATACGGCCTGACGGTCCGAGTGGACTAGCCGCCGACAGGGGCGAGGAAGGCGCCCGGATGGCGGACGCGCCTTCACGGTTGAGGCTCTGCGCGCTCGGCCGACGCCCCTCGGCTGCGCGCGGGTTCTTTCTCCAAGTGCAATGCTATTCTCCTCATAGCGTTGCACTTGCAAGTGGAACTCATGGCCGCCTTACCGGCGCTAGGCACTGTGATAGGATGAAGAGTGGATCTCCCTGTTCAGCGGGGGCACGCCTCGCGCTCAGGCAATCCGGGGAAGACAGGAGTAGGTAGCGATGTTGCCGGTGATTGGACTGGTCGCTTTACTGCTGTACCTGGTGTTGTGGAAGTCGGGGGCCCTGAAAGACCTGGCTTCGGCCGCCGGCGCGCGGCAGTCTCGCAAGAAGGCCAAGCCGCGTTCGGCGGCCGTCAACGAGCGCAGCCGCCTGAACGTGTTCGAGGAGTTCATCGAGCGCATGGCCGAAAGCGACGAGCCTCCCGAGCCAAAGGACCCCCAGGCCTAGTAGATCCGCCGCCTGGCACCGGCTTCGCCCGCCCGAAGGGCGCGGCACAGCCCGTGGAGCGCGTTGCCGCGCCTGGCACGCAAGCCAATTCCCCGTCCGGCCTTCAGGATCCTAGCGGAAGAGACTCCCATCCTCCGGCTCGCCCTCCAACACACGGAAGCCGATGGCCTCTCCGTCTGCCGTTTTCACACCGTCTGCCAACACTTCGAACGTGAGCCGCGTCTTGCGTCCTTTGACCTCCACGACTCGGGCTAGGACGTGGATAGGGCGGTCGTTGGGCGTGGGCCTGAGGTAGCGGACGGTGATCGTGCCAGTGGCGTACCGATAGACTGGCTCAGAGCCTAGGGGGCGACCCTCGCGGCGGTAAGCATCGGCCATGGCGGTGCACATCGTGTGACAGTCGATGACTGTGGCCAGGATGCCGCCGTTGATCACGGCTTCCCAGCCGTGGAACTTCGGCTGGGAATGGAAGACGCACACTCCCTCTTCGCCCTCCCAAAAGCTCTTGATCTGCAGGCCGTCCGGGTTCTCGGCGCCGCACCCGAAGCATACGTTCCCCGGCATATGGTCCTGGAAGCACACGCGATCCTGGGGCATCTGCGTCCTCGTCCAGTCAGCTGCCTGGAGAATTGGCTGGGGGCTGGGCCATGTATTCGAGCAGCAGTCGGGCGAGCTGGGCGTCCTGTCCGGCACGGTGGTTGTTGGTCAAGGGTAAGGCGCAATGGCGGCTGGCCACATCCAGGCTGTGCCAGCGGTAGGACCCCTTCATTGGGTTCCAATCACCGCGGAACTCGGCATAAAGTTCCATCAGGCAGGTGAACTGGCTGGAGGGAACCTCCCAGGCCAGTGAAGCGCGGCGATGCGCCTGGCGGATCATCCTCTGATCGAACTCGGCGTTGTAGATCGCGATCGGTCGGTCCGCCAGGATCGGCGCGACCTCCGGCCAAACTCCGCGCCAGTCGGCGGCCTGGGCGACCATGGCGGTCGTGATCCCGTGGACCTGGGTGGCGTCGGGAGGGATGGGCGAAGACGACCGCACAAGCGATTCGAAGAGCAGGCTGCCGTCCGTGTCGAGAACGGCGATTTCGACGATCTCGGCTTCGGGCCCAAGCCCCGTGGTTTCGGTATCGAGGTAGATCGGCCTGGAATGCAGGATTCGCTGAGCTTGTCCCTGCGCCCGGCGGCGAGCTGGATTCACCTGGATCTCCTCCGTGGACTCAGGCGAGGATACCCGCAACCGCGGCTCCTGACCAGCCTGACGAGCCGCACCTCGCCCGGCCGAGAACGTGGCCTTGCCGTTCGGGCATGCTAGACTCAGTCCGGGCGAGAAGCTGCCGGCGGTATCGAGAGTCCAAGACGGCCGGCGAGGCAGGGGATGGTTCAGCACGAAAATCGTAGTGCAGCCCGGCTGTCTGGGCCGGGCCCGCAGGATGATCCCTGGGAGCAGGCGAGGGGGACGGCTCGTCCCTCATGGACGGCCTTCTGGTCCGAAGGCCGCCGGGTGGCGGGCTACTCGCTCTTCGATTTCCTCCACGGCTACGTCTACGCCCGGTGGACCTACCTGTACATCGGCCTCGGAGTGGGGGAGCGCAAAGCGCCGGGCTG is a window encoding:
- a CDS encoding SprT-like domain-containing protein; this encodes AVVLERAGLGPETLPDPSRRAYQWLSYLGEEQALQEHVLTLRQAMRVDPRPRIEITHLPGLYRGLTHADDVRLSISEGFLMAPPAVIAGLVKIVLPYSRKKQHRAVVHAYAESPAFRQRLRAVEQAGGAVPPPRTAGRTHNLESIFQTVNREYFDGRLVMPVIQWNPISTLREFGRFEPATETIVLSRRLDAPDVPEQVVAYVLYHELLHRVLGAKREGSRRRFHTPAFRKAERRFRGHEQAEQFLQSLSHRGRQYGLTVRVD
- a CDS encoding 3'-5' exonuclease: MNPARRRAQGQAQRILHSRPIYLDTETTGLGPEAEIVEIAVLDTDGSLLFESLVRSSSPIPPDATQVHGITTAMVAQAADWRGVWPEVAPILADRPIAIYNAEFDQRMIRQAHRRASLAWEVPSSQFTCLMELYAEFRGDWNPMKGSYRWHSLDVASRHCALPLTNNHRAGQDAQLARLLLEYMAQPPANSPGS